A single genomic interval of Gammaproteobacteria bacterium harbors:
- a CDS encoding SDR family oxidoreductase, translating into MSEIRFDGRTVIVTGAGNGLGRCYAKQFAARGARVVVNDLGGSSFGDGADKAAANIVVDEIREAGGEAVANYDSVTDGEKIVQTAIDTYGRVDIVINNAGILRDSSFHKMEDRDWDLVFEVHVRGAYKVTRAAWPHMREQGYGRIVFTASAAGLYGNFGQANYSAAKLALHGLSQTLAMEGHKRNIMVNTIVPIAGSRLTETVLPKEIVEQLKPEFVSPLVMKLCDENHTETSGLYEVGAGWIGKVRWQRTRGVGLSTAGTITPEDVLAAWERIGDFTDATNPANSGEAMSAIFANMGNR; encoded by the coding sequence ATGTCAGAGATTCGTTTTGATGGTCGTACGGTGATCGTGACGGGAGCGGGCAACGGGTTGGGCCGATGTTATGCAAAGCAGTTTGCGGCTCGTGGAGCCAGGGTTGTCGTGAATGATCTGGGTGGCAGCAGCTTTGGCGACGGGGCGGATAAAGCCGCCGCCAATATCGTCGTCGACGAAATCAGGGAGGCAGGCGGAGAGGCTGTCGCGAATTACGATTCCGTAACGGATGGCGAAAAGATCGTGCAGACGGCGATCGATACCTACGGTCGGGTCGATATCGTCATCAACAATGCAGGAATTCTGCGTGACAGCAGTTTTCACAAGATGGAAGACAGGGACTGGGATCTTGTTTTCGAGGTGCACGTCAGGGGTGCCTACAAAGTCACTCGTGCCGCGTGGCCTCATATGCGGGAGCAAGGATATGGCCGAATTGTCTTTACGGCGTCTGCGGCCGGTCTTTACGGCAACTTTGGCCAGGCAAACTACTCCGCGGCCAAACTGGCGCTCCATGGTTTGTCACAAACGCTCGCCATGGAAGGGCACAAGCGAAACATCATGGTCAACACGATCGTGCCGATCGCCGGTTCCCGACTGACCGAGACTGTCCTGCCGAAAGAGATCGTGGAACAGCTGAAACCTGAATTTGTCTCCCCTCTGGTCATGAAACTCTGTGACGAGAACCATACGGAAACTTCCGGTCTTTATGAAGTGGGGGCGGGTTGGATCGGCAAGGTACGCTGGCAGCGCACGCGCGGCGTTGGCCTGTCGACTGCCGGCACGATCACCCCCGAAGACGTTCTGGCGGCATGGGAACGAATCGGTGATTTTACCGATGCCACGAATCCGGCGAACAGCGGCGAGGCCATGAGCGCCATATTTGCAAATATGGGAAACCGGTAG
- a CDS encoding acyl-CoA synthetase, with product MEFSLAEVHDRIGMALGDREAIVFGKRRLRYRELAERSRRLANILLGAGLRVTKERHELAGHESGQDHLAIYLYNGNEYIEGMLGAFKARVAPLNINYRYVEEELIQLLRDSRARAILYHAEFAPTLGNILPGLPQLRLLIQVADGSGNALLPNAIDYEEALAASSPEPPPVSPSPDDLYIVYTGGTTGMPKGVLWRSADIFVRGMGGVTWGSNEEFASMEAVLERAQAHGTLIGEEMRSFSIPPLMHAGAQWSSFLLLAQGQLIIFQDNPRRLDPEEILAIVERERVNYLQIIGDAFARPILDAMGRGVYDLSTLKVISSGGAPLSSNYKEEFLERLPGVLIVDGFGASETGTQGVNLATRDSGASTGDFRPVNTTLVLSDDLIRPLGPGEPEIGWLAQCGRVPLGYLGDAAKSARTFPTIDGVRYAVPGDRARYRSDGSIEILGREAVTINSGGEKIFAEEVEHALKHHPAVFDAVVCGRQSERWGQEVVAIVQLRAATPASEQELLDECARHIARYKLPKSFVFLDKIVRSPTGKADYRWARAQVSG from the coding sequence ATGGAATTCAGTCTGGCAGAAGTTCACGATCGGATCGGCATGGCTTTGGGGGATCGGGAGGCCATCGTCTTTGGCAAGCGTCGCCTGCGCTACCGGGAACTCGCGGAGCGAAGCCGACGGCTCGCCAATATATTGCTCGGCGCGGGCCTCCGGGTCACGAAAGAGCGGCACGAGCTGGCCGGGCACGAGTCGGGTCAGGATCACCTGGCGATCTACCTCTACAACGGCAACGAGTACATCGAGGGGATGCTCGGCGCCTTCAAGGCGCGGGTTGCCCCGCTGAACATCAACTATCGCTACGTGGAGGAGGAGCTGATCCAGCTTCTGCGCGATTCGCGCGCGCGCGCCATTCTCTACCATGCGGAATTCGCGCCGACGCTCGGGAATATCCTCCCCGGGCTCCCGCAGCTCAGGCTCCTGATCCAGGTCGCGGACGGGTCGGGCAACGCGTTGCTCCCAAACGCGATCGACTACGAAGAGGCCCTGGCCGCGTCCTCACCGGAGCCACCACCCGTGAGCCCGTCACCCGACGACCTCTATATCGTCTATACGGGTGGCACAACCGGCATGCCGAAGGGTGTGCTCTGGCGTTCGGCCGACATCTTCGTTCGCGGGATGGGAGGCGTCACGTGGGGAAGCAATGAAGAATTCGCTTCGATGGAGGCCGTTCTCGAACGCGCCCAGGCCCACGGCACCCTGATCGGCGAGGAAATGCGGAGCTTCTCGATACCACCGCTCATGCATGCCGGCGCGCAGTGGTCCTCGTTTCTCCTGCTCGCGCAAGGGCAACTGATCATCTTCCAGGACAATCCCAGGCGGCTCGATCCGGAGGAAATCCTCGCGATCGTCGAGCGCGAGCGAGTGAACTATCTGCAGATCATCGGCGATGCATTTGCGCGCCCCATTCTCGACGCGATGGGCAGGGGCGTGTACGACCTCTCCACGCTCAAGGTCATCTCCAGCGGGGGAGCTCCACTCTCGAGCAATTACAAGGAAGAATTCCTGGAACGCCTCCCCGGCGTTCTGATCGTCGATGGCTTCGGGGCGTCGGAAACCGGGACCCAGGGCGTCAACCTGGCCACCAGGGACAGCGGTGCATCGACCGGGGATTTCCGGCCCGTCAACACGACCCTGGTGTTATCCGACGACCTGATACGGCCCCTCGGGCCGGGTGAACCGGAAATCGGCTGGCTGGCACAATGCGGACGCGTACCGCTGGGTTACCTGGGCGACGCGGCGAAGAGCGCGCGAACCTTTCCCACCATCGATGGCGTGCGCTACGCGGTGCCTGGCGACCGGGCACGCTATCGCTCCGACGGCAGCATCGAGATCCTGGGTCGCGAAGCGGTTACCATCAATTCCGGAGGCGAGAAGATCTTTGCCGAGGAAGTGGAGCACGCACTCAAACACCATCCGGCGGTGTTCGATGCCGTCGTCTGCGGTCGCCAGAGCGAGCGCTGGGGGCAGGAAGTGGTGGCCATCGTGCAGCTTCGCGCCGCAACCCCTGCCAGCGAGCAGGAATTGCTCGACGAGTGCGCGCGCCACATCGCGCGCTACAAACTCCCCAAGAGTTTCGTGTTCCTCGACAAGATAGTGCGCAGCCCGACCGGCAAGGCGGATTACCGCTGGGCCAGGGCGCAGGTGAGCGGGTAA
- a CDS encoding adenylate/guanylate cyclase domain-containing protein, with protein sequence MKPLAFLRHGVNRSWLAALACWLAFPLLLLLPAAQRLDNAWGDQLVRWRAQSRPGDPSIVLIDIDEWSMQAMASDVGKWPWPRSVHAGLLEPLLAEKPRAVVFDIFFSDKDILRPDDDAWFGEILAAASNVYLAALQLGDAAVPTLLASYPAGAGLEPGPAARADARGSLLLPFAIPATAWRIGSVNFTPDPDGIGRGYDVYREIQGWRWSSLPARVARDLGATLPDAPTYRIDFPAGGTRPYTRLLYREVYEHFVQGKKSLPEGFFKDRIVLIGNSASGLQDTKPTPISSAYPGVVMVGVVIDNLLHGAALHIMPFPVAWLVLGLLLAAMAETARRGQMLIAITIGAGGATALAAGSAALAIGAAGITPWPVPALLIAIFMGTLALIQYRERQAELARTVRTFERFMDPEIVRHLLHDEDATALLSSRTCEITVLFSDIRGFTRLSEQRSAVEVVRLLDDYFSRQVAVIFRHGGTLDKFIGDAVMAFWGAPLANPAQHRAAVACALEMRQEMERFRRDYGFTDFDIGVGIHTGQAVVGMIGCEQRYDFTAIGDTVNLASRIEGLTKDRAPILVSAATRAGCGAEIHFRPQGTAQVKGREEAVELFEPIGGDGHDDRQTT encoded by the coding sequence GTGAAGCCGCTCGCTTTTCTCAGGCACGGTGTCAACCGCAGCTGGCTCGCGGCGCTCGCCTGCTGGCTTGCCTTTCCGTTACTGCTCCTGCTGCCTGCCGCGCAGCGTCTCGACAACGCCTGGGGCGACCAGCTGGTGCGCTGGCGCGCACAATCCCGCCCGGGTGACCCTTCGATCGTCCTGATAGACATCGATGAGTGGAGCATGCAGGCCATGGCGTCGGATGTCGGTAAATGGCCGTGGCCACGCTCGGTGCACGCCGGGCTGCTCGAGCCGCTGCTCGCAGAGAAGCCCCGCGCGGTGGTCTTCGACATTTTCTTCAGCGACAAGGACATCCTGCGCCCCGATGATGATGCGTGGTTCGGCGAGATACTGGCCGCAGCGTCGAATGTCTACCTGGCCGCACTGCAGCTCGGCGATGCTGCGGTACCGACATTGCTTGCGAGCTACCCCGCCGGCGCGGGTCTCGAACCCGGTCCGGCGGCGCGGGCCGATGCGCGCGGCTCGCTGCTGTTGCCCTTCGCGATTCCTGCGACCGCGTGGCGCATCGGCTCGGTGAATTTCACGCCGGATCCCGACGGCATCGGGCGCGGCTACGATGTGTACCGCGAGATCCAGGGCTGGCGCTGGTCCTCCCTGCCCGCGCGCGTGGCCCGCGATCTGGGTGCCACACTACCTGATGCACCCACGTACCGGATCGATTTCCCCGCCGGGGGCACGAGACCGTACACGCGCCTGCTCTACCGCGAAGTCTACGAGCACTTCGTGCAGGGCAAGAAAAGCCTCCCGGAGGGCTTCTTCAAGGATCGCATCGTACTGATCGGCAACAGTGCGAGCGGGTTGCAGGATACCAAGCCAACCCCCATCTCCTCCGCATACCCGGGCGTGGTGATGGTCGGCGTGGTGATCGACAACCTGCTGCACGGTGCCGCGCTCCACATCATGCCCTTCCCGGTGGCGTGGCTCGTGCTCGGCCTGCTGCTGGCCGCGATGGCCGAGACCGCGCGTCGCGGGCAAATGCTGATCGCAATCACGATTGGTGCGGGCGGTGCGACCGCCCTGGCAGCCGGATCGGCCGCGCTCGCAATCGGCGCCGCCGGGATCACGCCATGGCCGGTGCCGGCGTTGCTGATCGCCATCTTCATGGGTACGCTGGCCCTCATCCAATACCGCGAGCGGCAGGCCGAACTCGCGCGCACCGTGCGCACCTTCGAGCGCTTCATGGATCCGGAGATCGTGCGCCACCTGCTGCACGATGAGGACGCTACGGCGCTACTCAGTTCGCGGACCTGCGAGATCACGGTGCTGTTCTCGGATATCCGCGGCTTCACGCGCCTGTCAGAGCAGCGCAGCGCGGTGGAAGTCGTGCGACTGCTCGACGATTATTTCAGCCGCCAGGTAGCGGTGATATTTCGTCACGGCGGTACGCTCGACAAATTCATTGGCGATGCGGTAATGGCCTTCTGGGGCGCACCGCTCGCGAATCCGGCGCAGCACCGCGCTGCGGTGGCCTGTGCGCTGGAAATGCGCCAGGAGATGGAACGTTTCCGCCGGGATTACGGCTTTACTGATTTCGATATCGGCGTGGGCATCCACACAGGGCAGGCGGTGGTCGGCATGATTGGCTGCGAGCAGCGCTACGACTTCACTGCCATCGGTGATACCGTGAATCTCGCAAGCCGCATCGAGGGACTCACAAAAGACCGCGCCCCGATCCTGGTGTCGGCGGCAACGCGCGCCGGCTGCGGTGCGGAGATACATTTTCGCCCGCAGGGTACGGCGCAGGTGAAGGGGCGCGAGGAAGCGGTGGAATTGTTCGAACCAATCGGAGGTGACGGACATGATGATCGGCAAACGACGTGA
- a CDS encoding ABC transporter ATP-binding protein yields the protein MQPIRSANLIEIRDLHFAYGSNKVIDGLELDIPQGKVVAILGASGCGKTTLLQLIGGALKPARGSVRVYGQEVHALDHDGLYRLRREIGMMFQKGGLFTDLSVFENIAFPIREHTTLPEAIITNLVKMKLHAVGLRGAHHLYPIELSGGMARRVALARATALDPGLLIYDEPFAGLDPITLSVICKLIRTLNDALDSTSVVVTYDVPEAVKLADYLYVMGEGRIVGHGPTQEMLDSDHPFVRQLLHAEPDGPVPFHFPARPIAEDLELTPLTK from the coding sequence ATGCAACCCATCCGCTCCGCAAACCTCATCGAGATCCGGGACCTGCACTTTGCATACGGCAGCAACAAGGTCATCGATGGGCTCGAACTGGACATCCCGCAGGGGAAGGTGGTCGCGATCCTCGGCGCCAGCGGTTGCGGCAAGACGACACTGCTGCAACTGATCGGTGGCGCGCTGAAACCCGCGCGCGGCAGCGTGAGGGTCTACGGCCAGGAGGTCCACGCACTTGACCACGATGGGCTCTACCGGCTGCGGCGTGAGATCGGAATGATGTTCCAGAAGGGCGGGCTCTTCACCGACCTCTCCGTCTTCGAGAACATCGCCTTCCCGATACGCGAGCACACGACACTCCCCGAAGCGATCATCACCAACCTGGTGAAAATGAAGCTGCACGCGGTGGGGCTGCGCGGTGCGCACCACCTCTACCCCATCGAACTCTCCGGCGGCATGGCGCGGCGCGTGGCGCTTGCGCGTGCGACGGCCCTCGACCCGGGCCTCCTGATCTATGACGAGCCATTTGCCGGGCTCGACCCAATCACGCTCAGCGTGATCTGCAAGCTCATCCGCACGCTCAACGACGCGCTGGACAGCACGTCGGTGGTCGTGACCTATGATGTGCCCGAGGCGGTGAAACTTGCCGATTATCTGTACGTGATGGGCGAGGGCCGCATCGTCGGCCACGGCCCCACGCAGGAGATGCTCGACTCCGATCACCCCTTCGTGCGGCAACTGCTGCACGCCGAACCCGACGGCCCGGTGCCGTTCCACTTCCCGGCCCGACCCATTGCAGAAGATCTCGAACTCACCCCGCTGACCAAGTAG
- a CDS encoding thiolase family protein codes for MSDAVYVQGTGMTRFDRAPNRRVPDLGAEAVFSALDDAGLSIADIQAVYCGNIMEAGQTPGQRIMQQVGQTGAPVVNVTNACATGATALREAWAAIRAGLHDVCLAVGVEKMGAGLLGWGEPETIHTEGLLGSDLMPALFAHAGSVHSARYGTSFEQFARVAVKNHQHAVHNPLARYRKETPLEEVMNAEMIAYPLTKLMCSVNVDGAAAAVLVSARKARELGMSRSVRIRASALTSDPYSERNLTMPDFDTCTTNAANQAYEMAGVGPRDLDLIELHDCFATAELMHYENLGLCPRGEAGRLIDDGDTWAGGRIPVNLSGGLLSKGHPIGATGIANIHELTLHLRGEAGARQQAGARLGLAHVIGLGSCCAIHILEAPNK; via the coding sequence ATGAGCGACGCCGTCTACGTCCAGGGCACCGGAATGACCCGGTTCGATCGTGCCCCCAACCGCCGCGTTCCCGATCTGGGTGCGGAAGCCGTTTTCTCGGCGCTCGATGACGCGGGGCTTTCCATCGCCGACATACAGGCAGTCTACTGTGGCAACATCATGGAGGCCGGGCAGACACCCGGCCAACGGATCATGCAGCAGGTGGGACAGACGGGAGCGCCTGTCGTCAACGTGACCAACGCCTGTGCCACGGGGGCCACCGCACTGCGGGAAGCCTGGGCAGCCATTCGCGCCGGGCTCCATGACGTTTGCCTCGCCGTAGGCGTGGAAAAAATGGGTGCCGGACTCCTGGGGTGGGGAGAGCCGGAGACCATTCACACCGAAGGCCTGCTCGGCTCGGATCTGATGCCCGCGCTCTTTGCGCACGCAGGCAGCGTGCACAGCGCCAGATACGGTACGAGTTTTGAACAATTCGCCCGGGTGGCGGTGAAGAATCACCAGCACGCCGTGCACAATCCCCTGGCTCGCTACCGCAAGGAGACACCGCTCGAAGAGGTGATGAACGCGGAGATGATCGCCTATCCGCTTACCAAGCTGATGTGTTCGGTCAACGTGGATGGCGCTGCGGCGGCCGTGCTGGTTTCCGCCAGGAAGGCGCGGGAACTCGGGATGAGCCGCTCCGTCCGGATTCGTGCCTCCGCGCTTACCTCGGATCCCTATTCGGAGCGCAATCTCACGATGCCGGATTTCGACACCTGCACCACGAATGCGGCAAATCAGGCCTACGAGATGGCGGGCGTGGGTCCGCGGGACCTCGACCTCATCGAGTTGCACGACTGCTTTGCCACGGCGGAGTTGATGCACTACGAGAACCTGGGCTTGTGCCCTCGAGGGGAAGCAGGGCGCCTCATCGATGACGGCGACACCTGGGCCGGCGGCCGCATCCCGGTAAACCTCTCGGGGGGCTTGCTCTCGAAGGGACACCCTATTGGCGCCACGGGAATCGCCAATATCCATGAGCTGACATTGCACCTGCGTGGCGAAGCGGGGGCACGCCAGCAAGCCGGAGCGAGGCTGGGCCTGGCCCACGTCATCGGGCTGGGCTCCTGCTGCGCAATCCACATCCTGGAGGCACCGAACAAATAA
- a CDS encoding enoyl-CoA hydratase/isomerase family protein yields MTFKHLSYQKADHIALVTLDNPERLNAMTGEMLASLSRAIELVREDDDVRVLVLTGAGRGFCSGADTEMLIALAMGKPVPGAVAQESWHKNLEPIGWFGVEVSQLEKPTIAAINGSAVGGGFALAMACDLRIIANDAKFGMASTHRYALPPEGGITYTLPRIVGLTRACELLLTGDLVDGMEAERIGLVTRAVPADQVLEAAMALAAKIAGNGPIGMALTKQLIYRGLHETSIATQVEREDAALVRGFKTEDYREGATAWWIEKRKPVFKGK; encoded by the coding sequence ATGACATTCAAGCACTTGAGCTATCAGAAAGCGGATCATATCGCGCTCGTCACGCTCGACAACCCCGAGCGGCTGAACGCCATGACGGGCGAGATGCTCGCCTCTCTTTCACGTGCCATCGAGCTCGTTCGGGAGGACGACGATGTGCGCGTGCTGGTCCTCACCGGGGCAGGGCGGGGCTTCTGCAGCGGGGCGGACACCGAGATGCTGATCGCGCTGGCGATGGGCAAACCGGTTCCCGGCGCCGTTGCGCAGGAAAGCTGGCACAAGAACCTCGAGCCCATCGGGTGGTTCGGTGTCGAGGTCAGCCAGCTCGAAAAGCCGACGATCGCGGCGATCAACGGCTCTGCCGTCGGGGGTGGATTTGCGCTTGCCATGGCCTGCGATCTGCGCATCATCGCCAACGACGCCAAGTTCGGCATGGCCTCGACTCACCGCTACGCGCTGCCTCCGGAAGGCGGCATCACTTATACCCTGCCGCGCATCGTCGGCCTCACCAGGGCCTGCGAGCTGCTGCTGACGGGGGATCTCGTGGATGGCATGGAGGCCGAGCGCATCGGTCTCGTGACCCGTGCCGTGCCGGCAGATCAGGTGCTCGAGGCCGCGATGGCACTCGCGGCGAAGATTGCAGGCAACGGGCCGATCGGCATGGCACTCACCAAGCAGCTCATCTATCGCGGGCTGCACGAGACCAGCATCGCGACCCAGGTCGAACGCGAGGACGCCGCGCTGGTGCGCGGCTTCAAGACCGAGGACTACCGGGAGGGCGCGACAGCCTGGTGGATCGAGAAGCGCAAACCGGTATTCAAGGGGAAATGA
- a CDS encoding TetR/AcrR family transcriptional regulator, giving the protein MKEIQAPEGLRARKKRARHQRILRAARDLFVAHGYERTTIDEIAEAANVSKATFFNYFSAKSTLLIDLAAEVEARFQRLIDHERKRDCSTQERLTGFFTVSAQLITRTGDFTRTLLLEASSGFVRPGAQQERVSQMLHALEDLLQEGIAQGDVRTDYSLELIVQMVAGAYNQVLLSWLADSRYPLEHQLGNAARFIGEAVAPR; this is encoded by the coding sequence ATGAAGGAAATCCAGGCACCCGAGGGCTTGAGAGCGCGCAAAAAACGGGCGCGGCACCAGCGAATCCTGCGTGCCGCCCGCGATCTCTTTGTCGCGCACGGGTATGAGCGAACGACAATCGATGAGATCGCGGAGGCCGCGAATGTGTCCAAGGCAACCTTCTTCAACTATTTCTCCGCCAAGTCGACCCTGCTCATCGATCTCGCGGCAGAGGTCGAGGCGCGCTTCCAGCGGCTCATCGACCACGAGCGAAAGCGCGACTGTTCCACGCAGGAGCGGCTCACGGGTTTCTTTACCGTGTCCGCGCAACTCATTACCCGGACCGGGGATTTCACGCGCACCCTGTTGCTCGAAGCCAGCAGTGGATTCGTGAGGCCTGGCGCACAGCAGGAGCGTGTTTCGCAGATGCTCCACGCGCTGGAGGATCTGTTGCAGGAGGGAATCGCTCAGGGGGACGTGCGAACGGACTATTCGCTCGAGCTCATCGTCCAGATGGTCGCCGGCGCATACAACCAGGTGCTGCTCAGCTGGCTGGCCGATTCACGGTACCCGCTGGAACATCAGCTCGGGAATGCCGCCAGGTTCATCGGGGAGGCCGTCGCCCCACGTTGA
- a CDS encoding GMC family oxidoreductase N-terminal domain-containing protein yields the protein MNDPGYDYIIVGAGAAGCVLANRLSAAPHNQVLLLEAGPAGRTPLVSVPIGFGLLYHHKTYNWRWKSQPEVGLKGRRIDQPLGRLLGGTSAINGMMYIRGQKEDYDHWAALGNQGWSYDEVLPFFLRSEHHEDGKSHFHGQDGEWHVERIRYESPLVDSFIAAAAAYGLPLNHDPNGASQFGVGLTPVSQRRGRRESTARAFLTPAVRRRPNLHIETGARAERLLLEGRGAAGVSFMQRGARREARARREVILCAGSLHDPQLLQLSGIGPAALLAQMGIPLLQDLPGVGENLQEHLGVDVIHDCKEPVSLTDQFKPLRFIGQVFRYLCSGRGLLAFNGSPVACFAHTSGDHSQRPDCQVVFFPVATSQAANDNSTAINMVRGMTAMIYPMRPDARGTVRIRSTDPQDPPKICHNFLQTERDQRDIVNAVKRQREIFAQAPFDRYRGAEIAPGPTVQTDADILGYARQVSRGVYHPVGTCKMGNDPLAVVNHELKVHGIGQLRIVDASIMPTITSGNTCAPVVMIAEKAAAMILA from the coding sequence GTGAATGATCCAGGCTACGACTACATTATCGTAGGGGCCGGTGCGGCGGGCTGCGTGCTGGCCAACCGGCTCTCCGCGGCCCCCCACAACCAAGTGTTGCTGCTGGAAGCCGGTCCTGCCGGCAGGACTCCGCTGGTCAGCGTACCGATCGGTTTCGGCCTGCTCTACCACCACAAGACCTACAATTGGCGCTGGAAGTCGCAGCCCGAAGTCGGACTCAAGGGACGGCGAATCGACCAACCCCTGGGCAGACTGTTGGGCGGCACCAGCGCCATCAACGGCATGATGTATATCCGCGGCCAGAAGGAAGACTACGATCACTGGGCTGCGCTGGGCAACCAGGGCTGGAGTTACGATGAGGTGCTGCCCTTTTTTCTGCGCAGCGAACATCATGAGGATGGCAAAAGTCATTTTCATGGTCAGGACGGCGAGTGGCATGTCGAACGGATCCGCTACGAATCGCCGCTCGTGGACAGCTTTATCGCGGCGGCTGCAGCCTATGGCCTGCCGCTCAATCACGACCCCAATGGCGCCAGTCAATTTGGTGTCGGTCTCACCCCGGTCAGTCAGCGCCGGGGACGGCGCGAAAGCACTGCCCGTGCATTCTTGACTCCTGCTGTCAGAAGACGTCCCAATCTGCACATCGAGACCGGTGCCCGCGCCGAGCGGCTCTTGCTCGAGGGCCGAGGTGCAGCCGGCGTATCTTTCATGCAGCGCGGCGCGCGCAGGGAGGCGCGAGCGCGGCGTGAAGTGATTCTCTGCGCCGGCTCGCTGCACGATCCGCAGCTGCTGCAACTCTCCGGCATTGGCCCCGCCGCGTTACTGGCGCAGATGGGCATCCCCTTGCTCCAGGATCTGCCCGGCGTCGGCGAGAATCTGCAGGAGCACCTGGGTGTGGATGTGATCCACGACTGCAAGGAACCCGTATCGCTGACCGATCAGTTCAAGCCCCTGCGATTTATTGGCCAGGTGTTTCGCTATCTGTGCAGCGGCCGCGGGCTGCTTGCATTCAACGGCTCCCCGGTCGCCTGCTTTGCCCATACGAGCGGCGATCACAGCCAGCGTCCGGACTGCCAGGTCGTCTTCTTTCCGGTGGCGACGAGTCAAGCCGCCAATGACAACAGCACGGCCATCAACATGGTCCGCGGCATGACCGCCATGATCTATCCAATGCGCCCGGATGCCCGTGGGACGGTGCGGATCCGCAGCACCGATCCGCAGGACCCACCGAAGATCTGTCACAACTTTTTGCAAACCGAACGCGATCAGCGCGATATCGTCAACGCGGTCAAACGGCAGCGCGAAATCTTCGCCCAGGCTCCCTTCGACCGCTATCGCGGCGCGGAGATCGCCCCCGGCCCGACGGTTCAGACCGACGCCGATATTCTGGGCTATGCACGCCAGGTCTCCCGCGGTGTCTATCACCCGGTAGGCACCTGCAAAATGGGCAACGATCCGCTGGCAGTGGTGAACCACGAACTCAAGGTGCATGGCATCGGGCAGCTGCGCATTGTCGATGCCTCGATCATGCCGACGATCACCTCGGGCAATACCTGCGCCCCGGTGGTGATGATTGCCGAGAAAGCGGCGGCAATGATATTGGCCTGA
- a CDS encoding OB-fold domain-containing protein has product MNEAARKSLLPVVPFVVIPASGDPFLEGKKCDHCGAVFVDRRTACARCFGRDCLSPHRLSETGTVCAFTIITRSFPGVRVPYVSVIVDLDGGGTIKGNLKGIEHDSGKIRVGLAVSVTYEEAPYGDKAGNSYQMYSFRPVGE; this is encoded by the coding sequence ATGAACGAAGCCGCCAGAAAGTCCCTTCTCCCGGTCGTACCCTTTGTCGTGATTCCCGCAAGCGGGGATCCCTTCCTCGAAGGGAAAAAGTGTGATCACTGTGGCGCCGTCTTTGTCGATCGTCGAACGGCCTGCGCCAGGTGTTTCGGGCGCGATTGCCTGTCGCCCCATCGCCTGTCCGAGACCGGAACGGTCTGCGCGTTCACCATCATCACGCGCTCATTTCCGGGCGTCCGCGTACCTTACGTCTCGGTTATCGTGGACCTCGATGGCGGGGGGACGATCAAGGGCAATCTGAAAGGGATCGAGCACGATTCCGGGAAGATTCGAGTCGGCTTGGCCGTCAGCGTGACCTACGAGGAAGCTCCTTATGGAGACAAGGCCGGCAACTCCTACCAGATGTATTCCTTTCGGCCAGTTGGAGAATAG
- a CDS encoding SH3 domain-containing protein: MMIGKRRDRWLALALLLACGGLARAQDAALAKDAELLAKPESNATVVANLKAAAPLTVLDRKGGWYRVRGPGGEEGWVKLLAVRLSAHAGTPPDRQDDESTGAASAALGGASSGSLGGAAAGALGSMVTGSSADSTAVRGSASGKLSGQTLVDPAKAEAGAESSLEQLNTFEPSDDDMKAFEQGLDPGVEQPKQKAETTENPE; the protein is encoded by the coding sequence ATGATGATCGGCAAACGACGTGACAGGTGGTTAGCACTGGCACTGCTGCTGGCGTGTGGCGGCTTGGCACGCGCGCAGGATGCGGCGCTGGCAAAGGACGCGGAATTGCTCGCGAAACCGGAATCCAATGCGACCGTGGTTGCAAATCTCAAAGCTGCTGCGCCGCTGACAGTGCTGGATCGCAAGGGTGGTTGGTATCGCGTGCGCGGGCCCGGTGGTGAGGAAGGCTGGGTGAAGCTGCTCGCGGTGCGCCTCAGCGCACATGCTGGCACGCCGCCGGATAGGCAGGACGATGAGTCGACGGGTGCGGCAAGTGCGGCGCTCGGCGGTGCCAGCAGTGGCAGTCTCGGCGGCGCTGCCGCCGGTGCGCTGGGCAGCATGGTGACCGGCAGCTCGGCCGATTCCACTGCCGTTCGGGGCAGCGCATCCGGCAAGCTCTCGGGCCAGACGCTGGTCGATCCGGCCAAAGCCGAGGCCGGCGCCGAATCCTCGCTCGAGCAGTTGAACACCTTCGAGCCGAGCGACGATGACATGAAAGCCTTCGAGCAGGGACTCGATCCCGGCGTCGAGCAGCCGAAGCAGAAAGCGGAAACAACGGAGAACCCAGAATGA